Proteins found in one Mycoplasma ovis str. Michigan genomic segment:
- a CDS encoding coiled-coil domain-containing protein, with protein sequence MASWKTMLMGGAGGLLFGGSTVGVVFRGGKQPVSAEVTRELEAKGTEITQLESQLSEKVKHLLSEKAKHEEELKKKASELQGLEAKEKELQQLTDNLNNKKEEVQKTKDSVSQLKQLGRQLQAKETEMSKIEKDKDSLEKAKGEIKAAKEKIQRGMQQLKQEIQKVKDLDKFEMIVEGMSRENVQQDQIQEIQKREKNLLNLRAEAKKELRNSVKAMLDKLIAGIKTNSGISGSEQDKSAFQARLEEMLKDWQEKINKK encoded by the coding sequence ATGGCTAGTTGGAAGACTATGCTCATGGGGGGGGCAGGTGGATTGCTTTTTGGAGGATCAACCGTAGGAGTAGTTTTTAGGGGAGGCAAACAACCAGTTTCTGCAGAAGTTACTAGAGAATTAGAAGCCAAGGGAACTGAAATAACTCAATTAGAGTCTCAATTATCGGAAAAGGTTAAGCATTTGTTGAGTGAAAAAGCTAAACATGAAGAAGAATTAAAGAAAAAAGCAAGTGAATTACAAGGGTTAGAGGCTAAAGAAAAGGAGTTACAACAATTAACAGACAATTTAAACAACAAAAAAGAAGAGGTTCAAAAAACTAAAGATTCTGTAAGTCAGTTAAAACAATTGGGAAGGCAATTACAAGCAAAGGAGACTGAAATGTCAAAAATTGAAAAGGATAAAGATTCATTAGAGAAGGCAAAGGGCGAGATTAAGGCGGCAAAGGAGAAAATTCAAAGAGGGATGCAACAATTGAAGCAAGAAATTCAAAAAGTTAAAGATTTGGACAAGTTTGAAATGATCGTTGAGGGAATGAGCAGGGAAAATGTTCAACAGGATCAAATTCAGGAAATTCAAAAACGTGAGAAAAATCTATTAAATCTTCGTGCAGAAGCAAAGAAAGAATTGAGAAATTCTGTTAAAGCAATGTTGGATAAATTAATTGCTGGGATTAAAACCAACAGCGGGATATCGGGTTCTGAGCAAGACAAATCAGCCTTTCAGGCACGTTTAGAGGAAATGCTGAAGGATTGACAAGAAAAAATAAATAAAAAATAA
- a CDS encoding coiled-coil domain-containing protein — protein MASWKFLMTGLSGIVVGGTTMGLGADSWFPRGQPSFSEMLEAKDEEIEGLVSRLAKNDKDLMEERSNYETRLETIEQKLKDLQGKREQFDNDKKSLEEKIRQQEEELARTKTSLEQIADKNIDSVKATSAQIEELQTKLKEQGDKLSKTKSEKDTLERANSSAQEESKNVQKERNDLKEKLTRLNYLGRVFSELRGVGIKQEQIKNTKNYKSSLRNALSKQAQAVQSQRQKVWTNLVTLIGQNSRGQRNYESSKLEKEEIIGNKDKEDQFLKDLRDLLDSIEKR, from the coding sequence ATGGCTTCTTGGAAGTTTTTAATGACTGGATTGAGTGGAATTGTTGTAGGAGGTACAACAATGGGATTAGGCGCAGATAGTTGATTTCCGAGAGGACAACCTTCTTTCTCTGAAATGCTAGAGGCAAAAGATGAAGAAATTGAAGGGTTAGTGAGTAGGTTGGCGAAAAATGACAAAGATTTGATGGAAGAAAGGTCTAATTACGAGACTAGATTAGAAACAATTGAACAAAAGTTGAAAGATTTACAGGGAAAGCGAGAACAGTTTGACAATGATAAAAAGTCATTGGAAGAAAAAATTAGGCAACAAGAGGAGGAATTAGCCAGAACTAAAACATCATTAGAACAGATAGCCGACAAGAATATTGATAGCGTTAAAGCAACTAGTGCTCAAATAGAAGAACTGCAAACAAAATTAAAAGAACAGGGCGATAAGCTTTCAAAAACTAAATCAGAAAAAGATACCTTGGAAAGAGCTAATTCAAGTGCACAGGAAGAGAGTAAAAATGTACAAAAAGAAAGAAATGATTTAAAGGAAAAGTTAACAAGATTGAATTATTTGGGAAGAGTTTTTTCGGAATTGCGCGGAGTTGGAATTAAACAAGAACAAATTAAAAATACTAAAAATTATAAATCCTCGTTGAGAAACGCTTTATCCAAACAAGCTCAAGCTGTGCAAAGCCAACGACAAAAAGTTTGGACTAATTTAGTTACTTTGATTGGTCAAAATTCAAGGGGGCAAAGAAACTACGAAAGTTCAAAACTGGAGAAAGAAGAGATAATTGGAAATAAAGATAAAGAGGATCAATTTTTAAAAGATTTGAGAGATTTGTTAGACAGCATTGAAAAAAGATAA
- a CDS encoding restriction endonuclease subunit S domain-containing protein: MKGSQPPKSNFYLEKLYFCKQGGIPFVRTKDIFECKFLNSTSEQLTEAGFKRCKAKLIPENGLIFVGTAGRQGGRLLINQLKTLIISPNLWVIEGGANTICLFLIFTFWLGKMSQN, from the coding sequence TTGAAAGGATCTCAGCCCCCTAAATCCAATTTTTATTTAGAAAAACTCTACTTTTGTAAGCAAGGGGGAATACCTTTTGTAAGAACAAAAGACATTTTTGAATGCAAGTTTTTAAATTCAACTTCTGAACAATTGACTGAAGCCGGATTTAAAAGATGCAAAGCTAAATTAATTCCCGAAAATGGATTGATATTTGTTGGAACGGCTGGTCGTCAAGGTGGACGTTTATTAATCAATCAACTCAAGACATTAATTATTTCTCCCAATTTGTGGGTCATTGAGGGGGGGGCAAACACAATTTGCCTATTTCTTATATTTACTTTTTGATTAGGGAAAATGTCACAAAATTAA
- a CDS encoding restriction endonuclease subunit S translates to MVRLMDIEKTRKLAVGLYKRKELAVVSSQYHVFEVNNPNLSSEYLMLIFKKESTDLRLLWMCFGGIRGELAWKDFIKLPISVPPLEVQQKVVNKYETLEKVIQLKKKVNELLEEWMEIYYHILFDNLGDLEVCFKFWKDLSPLNPIFI, encoded by the coding sequence GTGGTTAGATTGATGGATATTGAAAAAACGAGAAAATTGGCAGTAGGGCTTTACAAGAGAAAAGAGTTAGCTGTCGTTTCTTCCCAATATCACGTTTTTGAAGTCAACAACCCTAATCTCTCGAGCGAATACTTGATGTTGATTTTTAAAAAAGAATCAACAGATCTAAGACTTCTTTGAATGTGTTTTGGAGGAATTAGGGGAGAGCTTGCTTGAAAAGATTTCATAAAACTTCCCATATCAGTACCTCCTCTAGAGGTACAACAAAAAGTTGTGAATAAATATGAAACTTTAGAGAAAGTTATTCAACTTAAGAAAAAAGTTAATGAATTACTTGAAGAATGAATGGAAATTTATTACCATATTTTGTTTGATAACTTGGGAGATTTGGAAGTTTGTTTCAAGTTTTGAAAGGATCTCAGCCCCCTAAATCCAATTTTTATTTAG
- a CDS encoding RNA methyltransferase yields MRQGWNQQVDFPACGGRGGMVISIEPIYKLLEQYKLLNNAHIILLCPRGEKFTQTRSRELEKISSKSTIVFLCGHYEGIDERIQHFISERISIGDYIISSGTLASAVVLEGIVRLIPNVISEESLESESFNNSETPDDFDFPCYAPPKNFLNLKIPENLVNLSKRKSTSQISKKKKK; encoded by the coding sequence ATAAGACAGGGATGAAATCAGCAAGTTGATTTTCCTGCATGTGGAGGGCGTGGCGGGATGGTGATATCTATAGAACCTATATATAAATTGTTAGAACAATACAAGTTATTAAATAATGCTCATATTATTTTGTTGTGCCCTAGAGGAGAAAAATTTACCCAAACTAGATCTAGAGAGTTAGAAAAAATATCAAGTAAATCAACAATAGTTTTTCTTTGCGGTCACTATGAGGGCATAGATGAAAGAATTCAGCATTTTATTTCGGAGAGAATTTCTATAGGTGATTACATAATTTCTTCAGGAACTTTAGCTTCTGCAGTAGTTTTAGAAGGAATAGTTAGATTAATTCCTAACGTAATTTCCGAGGAAAGCCTAGAATCTGAAAGCTTTAATAACTCTGAAACTCCAGATGACTTTGATTTTCCTTGTTATGCGCCGCCCAAAAATTTCTTAAACTTAAAAATTCCTGAAAATTTAGTAAATCTTTCCAAAAGAAAATCTACTTCTCAAATTTCAAAGAAAAAGAAGAAATAA
- a CDS encoding TRM11 family SAM-dependent methyltransferase, which produces MINRKITKWEPENFQLQTNTLWSFPDRGSWATHDAKWRGNWSPYIPRNILLRYSKEGDLVLDQFAGGGTTLVEAKLLNRNIIGIDVNGEAIKRCKEKIDFDYSNANGKVTTMKGDVRNLCFLDSDSIDLVCTHPPYADIIRYSEGKEIIEDLSNLEINEFLSQMQLVAFECYRVLKKGKFCVILMEDTRKNGHMIPLSYKVMKIFEDKGFKLKELIIKVQHNCKTTGYWATNSVKYNFLLIAHEYLFVFKK; this is translated from the coding sequence ATGATAAATCGAAAAATAACTAAATGAGAACCTGAAAATTTTCAGTTACAAACTAATACATTATGAAGTTTCCCAGATAGGGGAAGTTGAGCGACTCATGATGCCAAGTGAAGGGGAAACTGATCCCCTTATATTCCAAGAAATATCTTGCTTAGATATTCTAAAGAGGGTGATCTAGTATTGGATCAATTCGCTGGAGGGGGAACTACTCTAGTAGAGGCGAAATTACTTAACAGAAATATTATCGGAATTGACGTCAATGGCGAAGCAATTAAAAGATGTAAAGAAAAAATTGACTTTGATTATTCTAATGCCAATGGAAAAGTGACCACAATGAAGGGAGATGTGAGGAATTTATGCTTTTTAGATTCAGACAGTATTGATTTAGTTTGCACCCACCCACCTTATGCAGACATTATTCGATACAGTGAAGGGAAAGAAATTATCGAAGATTTATCTAACTTAGAAATAAATGAATTTTTATCTCAGATGCAATTAGTTGCATTCGAGTGTTATAGAGTTTTAAAAAAAGGTAAATTTTGTGTTATTCTAATGGAAGATACTAGAAAAAATGGACACATGATTCCTTTGTCCTACAAAGTTATGAAAATTTTCGAAGATAAAGGTTTTAAGTTAAAGGAATTAATTATTAAGGTGCAACATAATTGCAAGACTACAGGCTATTGAGCAACTAATAGTGTTAAGTACAACTTTTTATTAATTGCACACGAATATCTATTTGTTTTTAAGAAATAA